CGCCACATCCGGCAGGGTGCCGACGCTCACGGTCAGTCGCGCACGCTGCTCCGGCGGGGTTTCATCGAGGACGATCTCCACGTGCCCGGCTTCCATGTCGCAGGCGTGCACGAACGCGCCCCGTTCCAGCGCAGCACGGGTCGCGATGCCGTAGGCGCAGCCCATGTCGAGCACCGGCGCAGTGCACAGAGCCGCGTACTCGACAAAGCGTTGCGAGAACGGGTCCAGCGACTCGGACATGAAGCCGCGGCTGTTCAGCGTGGGCACCAGGCCGGGGATGAAGGACTTCGGTCGTTCGCGGCGGGATGTGGTCATAAGGTGATTGGTCGGCTGCGTTGCCGGAGGACTGGCCGGAATGGCTTTTTCGCCGATTGCAGAAGGAAAGGCAAGACGACGAAACCCGCTGCCGATTAGGCTATCCTGCTGCGGGCCTCAGCAAAGGCGCAGCTCCGTGAAGTGGCTTCGGCTCACCGGCTACGTGCTCGTTACCACGCTCGCCGCGGTCGCAATCGCACTGGCGATCGCGCTGTGGACATACCGCGACATCCCCGCAGCGCAACTGGAAGCGCGCTATGCCTCGTCCGCTTCGAGGTTCATTCACCTCGACGGTGTGCGCATCCACTACAGGGACGAGGGCAGCGGCCCGGCGCTGCTGCTGCTGCACGCCAATTTCAGCAATCTGCTCGCCTGGGATCCCTGGGTCGAAGCACTGCAGGACAAATACCGGGTGGTGCGCCTGGACCTTCCGGCCTTCGGCCTGACGGGACCGGACCCCGGCGGTGACTACAGCAACGAACGCACGCTGGCGCTCCTCGAAAAGTTCGTGGACGCCGTGGGCCTGCGTCGTTTCGCGATCGCCGGCACGTCACTCGGCGGCAGCATCGGCCTGCGCTACGCCGCAAAGCACCCGGACCGCGTCGAGAGTCTCATCCTGCTCAATCCCGGCATCCTCGAGGGCCGCGTCATGGCCGGCAAGGGCACGCGCCTGCCGGACAGCGCCAATGTGCTCAAGTACATCACCCCGCGGGCGCTGGCGGCCTACATGCTGCGCTCACGCGCGGGCGATCCGGCGAAGATCTCCGAGGAGCATATCAGCCGCTGGTACGACCTGTGGATGCGCGAGGGCAACCGCGGCGCGATTCTGGACCGATTGCGGTCTTACGACAGCGCCGACTCGGCGCAGGTGGTCGCACAGGTTCGCGTGCCCGTGCTGATCCTCTGGGGCGAGGCGAACCCGCAGACCCCGCTCGAGCAGGCGACGGAACTCAAGGCCATGCTGGCGCAGGCACCGGAAGTGCGCGTGATCACCTACCCGGGCGTCGGCCATCCGGCGCTGGAGGAAGCCGGCGCGCTGATCGCACGCGACGTCCGCGCGTATCTCGACGGCAGGCAGACTCCCTAGCGCGACTTGCCGACCGCGCTGTCGATGATCGACTCGATTTCCTTCATGAGGCGGCGCCAGGTCGCCTCGTCGGCGAGATCCTCGCCCATGAACCGCGGCGCCTTGACGGCACGCATCGCGAGATAGCTCGCCGCGGCCATCATCACGACCATGAGGCGGCGGTGCCGGCGAAACTGCCGGCTGCCGGCAAATACGGCCGCATGTTCGCGCCCGATCTCGCGGCGGATGGCGGTGAGTGCGCCGGAGATCGCCGTCGGCGTCATCAACTCGTCGGCCAGCATCTCGATGCGCACCGGATCGGCCCGATGAACCTCGGCATTGCGGACCACGATCTTCTTCAGTTGCGCAGCCCCGTCTCCCTGTTCCGACTCCACCGACAGCGGAACGAGCCTGGCGGGCGGCGGCCACACCCGGTTGCGTTTGCCCCATTCCGCCACCAGCCCGGGCAGCCCGCCGAAATACCGATACAGCAGCGCCTTGCCGACACCGGCTTCCTTGATGACCTCGTTGACGCCGACATTGCGCAGGCCGTTGCGCTGCACGACGCGCCCGAACGCCTCGATCAGCAACGTCTCCGTCGCCGCGCGCTTGAGACGTCCCTTGCCGGGCGCGCCATCCGGGGCTGCCGACGTGCCTGTTTTCATCCGATCGTTCCTGCCTGTTGACCCGCCACACCGGACAGGTTATAAATTTGTGACCGACTGGTCAATTTTTTAGA
This genomic interval from Gammaproteobacteria bacterium contains the following:
- a CDS encoding helix-turn-helix domain-containing protein → MKTGTSAAPDGAPGKGRLKRAATETLLIEAFGRVVQRNGLRNVGVNEVIKEAGVGKALLYRYFGGLPGLVAEWGKRNRVWPPPARLVPLSVESEQGDGAAQLKKIVVRNAEVHRADPVRIEMLADELMTPTAISGALTAIRREIGREHAAVFAGSRQFRRHRRLMVVMMAAASYLAMRAVKAPRFMGEDLADEATWRRLMKEIESIIDSAVGKSR
- a CDS encoding alpha/beta hydrolase produces the protein MKWLRLTGYVLVTTLAAVAIALAIALWTYRDIPAAQLEARYASSASRFIHLDGVRIHYRDEGSGPALLLLHANFSNLLAWDPWVEALQDKYRVVRLDLPAFGLTGPDPGGDYSNERTLALLEKFVDAVGLRRFAIAGTSLGGSIGLRYAAKHPDRVESLILLNPGILEGRVMAGKGTRLPDSANVLKYITPRALAAYMLRSRAGDPAKISEEHISRWYDLWMREGNRGAILDRLRSYDSADSAQVVAQVRVPVLILWGEANPQTPLEQATELKAMLAQAPEVRVITYPGVGHPALEEAGALIARDVRAYLDGRQTP